One genomic segment of Terriglobales bacterium includes these proteins:
- a CDS encoding glycoside hydrolase family 28 protein, producing the protein MMKRRIVLCIALLAVLGLAASQLRAEVFGVKKYGAVGDGKALDSPAINKAIDAASAAGGGTVYFSPGTYLSGSIHLKSNITLYLEQGATIQASDNPDVYDPIETSQKQWDKYQDFGHTYFHNSLIWGEGLENIAILGPGVISGKDALTRKADQRVGNKAISLKLCRNVIIRDVSILLAGHFAILATGVDNLTIDNIKIDTNRDGIDVDSTRHVRISNVSVNSPYDDGIVIKGTHALGFARETEDMTITNCEVTGFQNGTFLDGTYKRSNTPPLTHGPTGRIKIGTESEGSFRNITISNCVFDYARGLALETVDGAELSDVSISNITMRDIANAPIYIRLGARMRAPDGVPIGSLHRINISDVVIYNADPKNGSLIMGIPGHDIEDVKLSNIRIYYQGGGTKEQAAINPPEEEKEYPEPYRHGDMPSYGFFIRHAKGIEFTNVEVGYMKEDLRPAFVLDDVKGAEFNLVKAQHAPAAPTFSLKDVTDFSLFHSGSLPDTKLESVKEKQF; encoded by the coding sequence ATGATGAAACGACGTATTGTTTTATGTATTGCATTGCTCGCCGTGTTAGGGCTCGCCGCCAGTCAACTGCGGGCCGAGGTTTTCGGCGTTAAAAAATACGGGGCTGTGGGCGATGGCAAAGCGCTCGATTCCCCCGCCATTAATAAAGCTATTGATGCCGCCAGCGCCGCCGGCGGCGGAACGGTTTATTTTTCTCCCGGCACTTATCTTTCCGGTTCCATTCACCTCAAGAGCAACATCACGCTTTACCTGGAACAGGGCGCAACCATTCAGGCCTCTGATAATCCTGATGTCTACGATCCAATTGAAACCAGCCAGAAGCAGTGGGACAAATACCAGGATTTCGGCCATACCTACTTTCACAACAGCCTGATCTGGGGCGAGGGCCTGGAGAACATCGCCATCCTCGGTCCTGGCGTTATCAGTGGCAAGGACGCCCTCACGCGCAAGGCCGACCAGCGCGTGGGCAACAAGGCCATCTCACTCAAGCTCTGCCGCAACGTTATCATTCGCGACGTTTCCATTTTGCTGGCCGGCCACTTCGCTATTCTGGCCACCGGAGTGGATAACCTCACCATCGACAACATCAAGATTGATACCAACCGCGACGGCATTGATGTTGATTCCACCCGCCACGTGCGCATCTCCAACGTCAGCGTGAATTCGCCCTATGACGATGGCATCGTCATCAAGGGCACGCACGCCCTTGGTTTTGCGCGCGAGACCGAAGACATGACCATCACCAACTGCGAGGTCACCGGCTTCCAGAACGGTACCTTCCTGGATGGCACCTACAAGCGAAGCAACACGCCTCCGCTGACCCACGGCCCCACCGGCCGCATCAAGATCGGCACTGAGTCCGAGGGCTCGTTCCGCAACATCACGATTTCCAACTGCGTCTTTGACTACGCCCGCGGCCTCGCGCTCGAGACCGTGGATGGCGCCGAACTCTCTGACGTCAGCATCAGCAACATCACCATGCGCGATATCGCCAATGCGCCGATTTACATTCGCCTGGGCGCCCGCATGCGCGCTCCTGACGGAGTTCCTATCGGCTCACTGCACCGCATCAACATCAGCGACGTCGTAATCTATAACGCCGATCCCAAGAATGGATCGCTGATCATGGGTATACCCGGACACGATATCGAAGACGTGAAGCTGAGCAACATTCGCATCTACTATCAGGGCGGCGGCACCAAGGAGCAGGCCGCGATCAATCCGCCGGAAGAAGAGAAAGAGTATCCCGAGCCGTACCGCCATGGCGACATGCCTTCATATGGATTTTTTATCCGACACGCCAAGGGCATTGAGTTCACGAACGTTGAGGTGGGCTACATGAAAGAAGACCTGCGGCCGGCGTTCGTGCTCGACGACGTGAAGGGCGCGGAATTCAATCTAGTCAAAGCCCAGCACGCTCCGGCGGCACCCACCTTCTCGCTCAAGGATGTTACCGATTTCAGCTTGTTCCACAGCGGGTCGCTGCCTGATACCAAGCTGGAGAGCGTAAAAGAAAAACAGTTCT